In Balearica regulorum gibbericeps isolate bBalReg1 chromosome 14, bBalReg1.pri, whole genome shotgun sequence, one genomic interval encodes:
- the LOC104640988 gene encoding E3 ubiquitin/ISG15 ligase TRIM25 — protein MAKAKEEFGGAGSLEDELSCPICLGLYRNPVSLSCGHSFCKQCIQKALGTQQQSKAPYTCPMCKFHLGPILELQKNFQLCSIVEAFLATSSKGQQDQGSAEGKKEMVPCDFCLDWSQPAVKTCLICDASLCQAHLNKHNAKASQQDHVLVEVGAGSTAEERRCLEHSRLLECYCQDDGQYICVLCSIAGRHKGHSIITLKEAHDKQLGELSDMVTRLQEHKSTLATTLEGLQKSEDQLKTNMKTVTSQLQNVFDKMKTEIIQKEKKILSDIQSNEKKQLADITKVKKEMEQRRDEAVQHLQSFQKMREQPDVFLFFKQFKLAKDRIASQNFGVSGMDVAVVQLDHARINCYQHLMQDFMSRLDSLLQDVHRDLTNQIKWNSGASDTGTSPNWGGLFSSSPAPTRSPSHQNFFMNFSNNKKNGRDQCNSSGRCEQSPWSRYGKK, from the exons ATGGCAAAAGCTAAGGAAGAATTTGGAGGGGCTGGCAGCCTGGAGGACGAACTCAGCTGTCCCATCTGCCTGGGTCTGTACAGGAACCCGGTGTCGCTGAGCTGCGGTCACAGCTTCTGCAAGCAGTGCATCCAGAAGGCACTTGGTACCCAGCAGCAATCCAAGGCTCCTTACACCTGCCCCATGTGCAAGTTCCATCTGGGGCCcatcctggagctgcagaagaATTTCCAGCTGTGCAGCATCGTGGAGGCATTTCTGGCCACCAGTTCCAAAGGACAACAGGAccagggctctgcagaggggaagaaggagatGGTTCCCTGTGACTTCTGCCTGGATTGGTCCCAGCCGGCGGTGAAAACCTGCCTGATCTGCGATGCGTCTTTGTGCCAGGCCCACCTGAACAAACACAACGCCAAGGCTTCCCAGCAGGACCACGTCCTGGTGGAGGTGGGCGCAGGCAGCACGGCGGAGGAGAGGAGGTGCCTGGAGCACAGCAGGCTGCTGGAGTGCTACTGCCAGGACGACGGGCAGTACATCTGCGTGCTCTGCTCTATTGCGGGACGCCACAAGGGCCACAGCATCATCACCCTGAAGGAGGCACATGACAAACAGCTG GGTGAACTCTCGGACATGGTGACACGGCTGCAGGAACATAAAAGCACTTTAGCTACCACCCTAGAAGGGCTTCAGAAAAGCGAGGATCAGCTCAAG ACCAATATGAAAACAGTGACTTCTCAGCTGCAAAATGTGTTTGATAAGATGAAGACAGAGATaattcagaaagagaagaagatCCTGAGTGACATTCAATCCaatgagaaaaaacaattgGCAGACATTACCAAAGTGAAGAAGGAAATGGAACAGAGGAGAGATGAGGCTGTGCAACATCTTCAGTCTTTCCAGAAGATGAGGGAGCAACCagatgttttcctcttcttcaaa CAATTTAAACTGGCCAAGGACAG GATTGCGAGTCAGAATTTTGGTGTCAGTGGGATGGATGTGGCGGTAGTGCAGCTGGATCACGCCAGGATCAACTGCTACCAACACCTGATGCAGGACTTCATGAGTCGCCTGGACTCGCTGCTGCAAGACGTGCACC GTGACCTCACCAACCAAATTAAGTGGAACAG TGGAGCTTCAGATACTGGTACCTCTCCAAACT ggggaggactcttctCATCGTCCCCTGCTCCAACACGGAGTCCCTCTCACCAGAAtttcttcatgaacttctctaac aacaaaaagaatgGAAGAGATCAGTGCAATTCAAGTGGAAGATGTGAGCAAAGTCCATGGTCCCGATATGGCAAGAAGTAA